One genomic segment of Hymenobacter psoromatis includes these proteins:
- a CDS encoding TIM-barrel domain-containing protein encodes MRNIFVVGSLLAVSSLTQPALAADPIYQVRGQAVSVHTSTINLEIQVYAPGTVRVWRAPMGAKFQKTSLSVIKIPEVAAKFEVTESPTELTIKTSRLRVVLDVRSGTVRFATLAGASLLREAEPADSLFTPTLDVGKPSHVVRQRFALSQGEGLYGLGQFQDGVMNWRGHQVKLRQTNQFVANPFLVSTAGYGVLWDNYSTTTFRDNAAGASFASEVGDYIDYYFVYGPALDAVVAGYRDLTGPAPLFGKWALGLWQSRERYKSQDELLGVVQEYRRRNVPLDNIVQDWQYWGTDNHYWNSTEFGNPGFPKPKEMVDQVHALNAHLMISVWPSFGDKTAIFQQLKQDNLLYDFKNWPPDGGVRVYDAFNPKARDIYWSYLNKNLFSKGIDAWWLDASEPEQFDREGRMDSTQTALGSFKSVRNAFPLEHIKGVYTHQRATTSDKRVFILTRSAFAGQQRYAAATWSGDIQGSWEVLRKQISGGLNFCLAGIPYWTTDIGGFFTGKTYPLGVADPAFRELYVRWFQFGAFSPLFRSHGTDTPREIYQFGNKGDWAYDAQARYVSLRYRMLPYLYSLSWRVTNQGYTLMRGLAMDFPRDAKVYGIDNQYMFGPALLVNPVTEAQYSQRAPAADKPGVLDFSTIKTQSQYLPAGTAWYDFWTGERLPGGQTVTRLTPIDVLPLYVRAGSILPLGPVVQYAAQKTTAPLELRIYPGADADFTLYEDENDNYNYEKGVYATIPLHWNEKTQQLTIGRRAGRYPSMATARSFKVVFVSKGQGAGDGPAAKTARVVPYQGNSVAVSRR; translated from the coding sequence ATGCGCAATATTTTCGTAGTAGGCAGCCTGCTGGCCGTGAGCAGCCTAACGCAGCCAGCCCTGGCCGCCGACCCGATTTACCAGGTGCGGGGGCAGGCCGTAAGTGTGCACACCAGCACGATTAATCTGGAAATTCAGGTGTACGCGCCCGGTACGGTGCGTGTGTGGCGTGCTCCAATGGGCGCTAAGTTCCAGAAAACCAGCCTGTCGGTTATTAAAATCCCCGAGGTGGCGGCCAAGTTTGAGGTAACCGAAAGCCCTACCGAGCTGACTATCAAGACCAGCCGCCTGCGCGTGGTGCTGGATGTGCGCAGCGGGACCGTGCGCTTCGCTACCCTGGCGGGCGCGTCGCTGCTGCGCGAGGCCGAGCCCGCCGACTCGCTGTTCACCCCGACCCTCGACGTAGGCAAGCCGTCGCACGTGGTGCGGCAGCGCTTCGCCCTTAGCCAGGGCGAGGGACTGTACGGGCTGGGTCAGTTTCAGGATGGCGTGATGAACTGGCGCGGCCACCAGGTGAAGCTGCGCCAGACTAACCAGTTTGTGGCCAACCCCTTTCTGGTGTCTACGGCCGGCTACGGCGTGTTGTGGGATAATTACTCGACTACCACCTTCCGCGACAACGCGGCGGGCGCGTCATTTGCCTCTGAGGTAGGTGATTATATCGACTACTACTTCGTGTACGGACCCGCCCTCGACGCGGTGGTGGCGGGCTACCGCGACCTCACCGGGCCAGCTCCGCTCTTCGGCAAGTGGGCGCTGGGCCTGTGGCAGAGCCGCGAGCGTTATAAAAGCCAGGATGAGCTGCTGGGCGTGGTGCAGGAATACCGCCGCCGCAACGTGCCGCTCGATAATATCGTGCAGGACTGGCAGTACTGGGGCACCGACAACCACTACTGGAACTCCACCGAGTTTGGCAACCCTGGTTTCCCCAAACCCAAGGAGATGGTGGACCAGGTGCACGCCCTCAACGCCCACCTGATGATATCGGTATGGCCGTCGTTTGGCGATAAAACGGCCATTTTTCAGCAATTGAAGCAGGATAATCTGCTGTACGACTTCAAAAACTGGCCGCCCGACGGCGGGGTGCGGGTCTACGATGCCTTCAACCCCAAGGCCCGCGACATTTACTGGAGCTACCTGAATAAAAACCTGTTTTCCAAGGGTATAGATGCCTGGTGGCTAGATGCCTCGGAGCCGGAGCAGTTTGACCGCGAGGGCCGGATGGACTCGACCCAAACTGCGCTAGGCAGCTTCAAGAGCGTGCGCAATGCCTTCCCGCTGGAACACATCAAGGGCGTGTACACCCACCAGCGGGCTACTACCTCCGACAAGCGCGTATTCATTCTGACGCGCTCGGCCTTTGCCGGGCAGCAGCGCTACGCGGCCGCCACCTGGTCGGGCGATATTCAGGGCAGCTGGGAAGTGCTGCGCAAGCAGATTTCGGGCGGCCTAAACTTCTGCCTGGCCGGCATCCCGTACTGGACCACGGATATCGGGGGCTTTTTTACGGGCAAAACCTACCCCCTCGGTGTGGCGGACCCCGCGTTTCGGGAGCTGTACGTGCGCTGGTTCCAGTTCGGGGCGTTCTCGCCGCTGTTCCGCTCGCACGGCACCGACACGCCCCGCGAGATATATCAGTTTGGCAATAAAGGCGACTGGGCCTACGACGCGCAGGCCCGCTACGTGAGCCTGCGCTACCGGATGCTGCCCTACCTCTACTCGCTGTCGTGGCGCGTCACCAACCAAGGCTATACCCTGATGCGCGGCCTGGCAATGGATTTTCCCCGCGATGCTAAAGTATATGGCATTGATAACCAGTATATGTTTGGCCCCGCCCTACTTGTAAACCCCGTGACGGAGGCGCAGTATAGCCAGCGCGCTCCGGCCGCCGACAAGCCAGGCGTGCTCGATTTCAGCACCATCAAAACGCAAAGCCAGTACCTGCCCGCCGGCACCGCCTGGTACGACTTCTGGACCGGCGAGCGCCTACCCGGCGGCCAGACCGTGACGCGCCTCACGCCGATTGACGTGCTGCCGCTCTACGTGCGGGCCGGCTCCATCCTGCCCCTCGGCCCGGTGGTGCAGTACGCCGCCCAAAAAACCACCGCTCCTCTGGAGCTGCGCATCTACCCCGGTGCCGACGCCGATTTCACGCTCTACGAGGATGAAAACGATAATTACAATTACGAAAAAGGAGTCTACGCCACCATCCCGCTGCACTGGAATGAGAAGACCCAGCAGCTGACCATCGGCCGCCGCGCGGGCCGCTACCCCAGCATGGCCACGGCGCGTAGCTTCAAAGTAGTATTCGTGAGCAAAGGCCAGGGTGCGGGCGACGGCCCGGCCGCGAAAACCGCCCGCGTGGTGCCGTACCAGGGCAATTCGGTGGCCGTGAGCCGACGGTAG
- a CDS encoding 3-oxoacyl-ACP synthase, with product MFSKSDCHAACLAYVHTRLAAARAGMAAAQESSNSETKSSAGDKYETGRAMAQQERDRHAAQLHEAQNLLAALQKINPELASDAVRTGALAATSLGLFYVSISAGRLRTAGGQEFMAVSGAAPLAVALHGRRAGEEVIFNGKLVRVELVS from the coding sequence ATGTTTTCCAAATCAGACTGCCACGCGGCCTGCCTCGCCTACGTGCACACCCGCCTCGCCGCGGCCCGCGCCGGCATGGCCGCCGCCCAGGAGTCCAGCAACTCCGAAACTAAGAGCAGCGCCGGCGACAAGTACGAAACCGGCCGCGCGATGGCTCAGCAGGAGCGCGACCGCCACGCCGCCCAGCTCCACGAGGCGCAAAATTTGCTGGCCGCACTGCAAAAAATAAATCCCGAGCTGGCCAGCGATGCCGTGCGCACCGGTGCGCTGGCCGCTACCAGCCTGGGGCTGTTCTACGTGAGCATCAGTGCGGGCCGGCTGCGCACGGCCGGGGGCCAGGAGTTTATGGCCGTGTCGGGGGCCGCGCCGCTGGCGGTGGCGCTGCACGGGCGGCGGGCGGGCGAGGAGGTTATCTTCAACGGCAAGCTGGTGCGGGTAGAGTTGGTAAGCTAA
- a CDS encoding class I SAM-dependent methyltransferase yields MNTLRSCDLCGGTAFRPLPFYYLFDGQRLQGTRCTSCGLGFLDPQPTPAQLEKLYGKEYFTDRPNYDRTEKEKTFIEEGKTLDLSRVKEDKFTTYMQRHYPGRRFRYLEVGCGPGYTLKSLQSLGWETHGLEISAHAADYARRELGLPVVTGNIETTEDFEENQFDLAYLGDVLEHLLSPAAAIRKFGRILSPGGLLVLALPSVTNLPSMRLGFAAYQALGRQRRMDIPPYHLYEFTPNTIRKLLAKNGFSVVDLLNPVKAPANIRLGGNPLEQAAKLGTQYPTYWLNKLTGRFGDRMFVVAKNEK; encoded by the coding sequence ATGAATACCTTGCGTTCCTGTGACTTGTGCGGCGGCACCGCTTTCCGGCCCCTGCCCTTCTACTACCTCTTTGATGGCCAGCGGCTGCAAGGCACGCGCTGCACCAGCTGCGGCCTGGGGTTTCTGGACCCGCAGCCCACGCCCGCGCAGCTCGAAAAGCTGTACGGCAAGGAGTATTTCACCGACCGGCCCAACTACGACCGTACCGAGAAGGAAAAAACGTTTATCGAAGAAGGTAAAACGCTGGATTTGAGCCGGGTGAAGGAGGATAAATTCACTACCTATATGCAGCGGCACTACCCCGGCCGGCGCTTTCGGTACCTGGAGGTGGGCTGCGGCCCTGGCTACACCCTCAAAAGCTTGCAAAGCCTGGGCTGGGAAACCCACGGCCTCGAAATATCGGCCCACGCCGCCGACTACGCCCGCCGCGAGCTGGGCCTGCCCGTGGTGACCGGCAACATCGAAACCACCGAGGATTTTGAAGAAAACCAGTTCGACCTGGCCTACCTCGGCGACGTGCTGGAGCACCTGCTGTCGCCGGCGGCGGCCATCCGCAAGTTTGGCCGCATCCTGAGCCCTGGCGGGCTACTGGTGCTGGCCCTACCCAGCGTGACGAACCTGCCGAGTATGCGCCTGGGCTTTGCCGCCTACCAGGCCCTAGGCCGCCAGCGCCGCATGGATATTCCGCCCTACCACCTCTATGAGTTCACGCCCAACACCATTCGCAAGCTACTAGCTAAGAACGGCTTCTCCGTAGTGGATTTGCTCAATCCGGTAAAAGCGCCGGCTAATATCCGCCTGGGCGGCAACCCGCTGGAGCAGGCCGCCAAGCTGGGCACGCAGTACCCCACGTACTGGCTTAATAAGCTCACCGGCCGCTTTGGCGACCGCATGTTCGTGGTGGCGAAGAATGAGAAGTAG
- a CDS encoding YpdA family putative bacillithiol disulfide reductase has protein sequence MIEKDVVVIGAGPVGLACALEIQRQGLTAAVVDKGALVNSLVGYPTNMEFFSTPELLEIGGHPFPMASYKPHREDALDYYQRVATAEKLDLRLYERVTGLRGEAGNFVVETDKGEIATRAVVVATGFFDVPNRMNIPGENLPHVNHYYKEPYAHADRDVVVVGAKNSSAKAALALTRAGARVALVVRGPEVSESVKYWIRPDLLNRIKEGRIKAYFNTTIDAFTPETVEITTPDGPRSLPADYVYALTGYRPDYTLLTEQLALPLNESDPALPPIFDPETHETARPGVYVAGTVCGGLATSRWFIENGRHHAQLIARALVGKMALA, from the coding sequence ATGATTGAAAAGGATGTTGTCGTGATTGGGGCCGGCCCCGTGGGCCTGGCCTGCGCCCTCGAAATTCAGCGCCAGGGCCTCACGGCGGCCGTCGTGGACAAGGGCGCGCTCGTGAACTCGCTGGTGGGCTACCCCACTAATATGGAGTTTTTCTCCACGCCCGAGCTACTCGAAATCGGCGGCCACCCTTTCCCGATGGCCAGCTACAAGCCCCACCGCGAAGACGCCCTCGACTACTACCAGCGCGTGGCCACGGCCGAAAAACTCGACCTGCGCCTTTATGAGCGCGTAACGGGCCTGCGTGGCGAGGCCGGCAATTTTGTGGTGGAAACCGATAAGGGTGAAATCGCCACCCGCGCCGTGGTCGTGGCCACCGGTTTCTTCGACGTGCCCAACCGGATGAATATTCCCGGCGAAAACCTGCCCCACGTCAATCATTACTACAAAGAGCCCTACGCCCACGCCGACCGCGACGTGGTGGTGGTAGGGGCCAAAAACTCGTCGGCGAAGGCGGCGCTGGCCCTTACCCGCGCCGGGGCGCGCGTGGCGCTGGTGGTGCGCGGCCCCGAAGTGTCGGAAAGCGTGAAATACTGGATTCGGCCCGACCTGCTCAACCGCATTAAGGAGGGCCGCATCAAGGCGTATTTCAATACCACCATCGATGCTTTCACGCCCGAGACGGTGGAAATTACTACCCCCGACGGCCCACGCAGCCTGCCCGCCGACTACGTGTACGCCCTCACCGGCTACCGGCCCGACTACACGCTGCTGACCGAGCAACTGGCCCTGCCGCTGAACGAAAGCGACCCGGCCCTACCCCCCATTTTTGACCCCGAAACCCACGAAACCGCTCGCCCCGGCGTGTACGTGGCCGGCACCGTGTGCGGCGGCCTGGCTACCAGCCGCTGGTTTATTGAGAATGGCCGCCACCACGCGCAATTGATTGCGCGGGCGCTGGTTGGTAAAATGGCGCTCGCGTAG
- the rlmB gene encoding 23S rRNA (guanosine(2251)-2'-O)-methyltransferase RlmB: MEKNDERPLTDGFSDDYVPRRFREGAEGGERPTPRGERNDRRPASGDGANRARPQRPFYDDQGRQVTPSRDRNATPYKEHNTRPAADRSIDMLFGLRPILEALNAGRTLDRVFLLRGTKNSLTQDISDLARTAGVPVSYVPIEKLENLTRKNHQGAVAFVSPIDFAPLDTLLAGLFEDGKVPFILLLDRVTDVRNFGAIARTAECLGVQALVVPAHGAAQINGDAVKTSAGALNILPVCRESDLRQTINFLKDSGLTIVACTEKADADLGQSAPASLSGPIAVLVGSEEDGIAPELLRLCDQRLRIPMSGQIKSLNVGVAAGIVLFEVAKNRG, encoded by the coding sequence ATGGAGAAGAACGACGAACGCCCGCTAACCGACGGGTTCAGCGATGATTACGTGCCGCGTCGCTTTCGCGAAGGGGCTGAGGGCGGCGAGCGCCCTACCCCCCGCGGCGAGCGCAACGACCGCCGCCCGGCCAGTGGCGACGGGGCCAACCGCGCCCGCCCGCAGCGCCCGTTTTACGATGACCAGGGCCGCCAGGTAACGCCCAGCCGCGACCGCAACGCCACGCCCTACAAGGAGCACAACACCCGCCCGGCCGCCGACCGCAGCATCGACATGCTCTTCGGCCTGCGCCCCATTCTGGAAGCACTGAACGCGGGCCGCACCCTGGACCGGGTTTTCCTACTGCGCGGCACCAAAAACTCGCTCACGCAGGACATCTCGGACCTGGCCCGCACGGCGGGCGTGCCCGTGTCCTACGTGCCCATCGAGAAGCTGGAAAACCTGACCCGCAAGAACCATCAGGGCGCGGTCGCCTTCGTGTCGCCCATCGATTTTGCGCCGCTCGACACGCTGCTGGCCGGCTTGTTTGAGGACGGCAAGGTGCCGTTTATCCTGCTACTGGACCGCGTGACGGACGTGCGCAACTTCGGGGCCATTGCCCGCACCGCCGAGTGCCTGGGCGTGCAGGCTCTGGTAGTGCCCGCCCACGGCGCGGCCCAAATCAACGGCGACGCCGTAAAAACTTCGGCCGGCGCGCTCAATATTCTGCCCGTGTGCCGCGAGTCTGACCTGAGGCAGACCATTAATTTCTTGAAAGACAGCGGCCTGACCATCGTCGCCTGCACCGAAAAGGCCGATGCCGACCTCGGCCAGTCGGCACCCGCCAGCCTCAGCGGCCCCATTGCCGTGCTTGTAGGCTCGGAGGAAGACGGCATCGCCCCCGAGCTGCTGCGCCTCTGCGACCAGCGCCTGCGCATCCCCATGAGCGGCCAGATTAAGAGCCTCAACGTGGGCGTAGCCGCTGGCATCGTGCTGTTCGAAGTAGCGAAAAACCGGGGGTAG
- a CDS encoding GWxTD domain-containing protein, producing the protein MSYQKRKAIYGGPGAKFWAGMLLAGLASLATAPRQLPTPDFAGLYRPVPDQLLPVLRREGDSLRIFINHRAAVPGSAAPALRLTGWAGYEAKEPLWQEVRAARPYPGSDSKAPVQVLTAAVAAARLPAGAVLQVSLDQPVLTNQPTADQNPATTAWLHLTPEVLARPFVLLDSAGLVLDHPYLNAGEGVAVAEFGLAQPVRWRRYPTGTAALPPFTDPRSQVAAPRRLAVLDSSAAPTAPNQLLRLRATGLYALKVGGAGGEVVRTVPLLVVPASFPGQSTAPEVIEPLLYLTTATERRALLKAPEPKRAIDRFWLDATGGDQARARTKIREYYSHVTAANELFSGHKAGWLTDRGLLYVVLGPPPSVRRLPDGTERWRYDAAGSRGEPVTFTFRPRPSTLAPDNYELVRRPEYETLWYAAVEQWRRTTNAR; encoded by the coding sequence ATGAGTTATCAGAAAAGAAAGGCAATTTACGGCGGGCCGGGGGCTAAGTTTTGGGCGGGAATGCTGCTGGCTGGCTTAGCCAGCCTAGCCACCGCCCCGCGCCAACTCCCTACCCCCGATTTTGCGGGCCTCTACCGCCCGGTGCCCGACCAGCTCCTGCCGGTGCTGCGCCGCGAGGGTGATAGTCTCCGCATTTTTATCAACCACCGAGCTGCCGTGCCTGGTTCCGCCGCGCCCGCGCTGCGCCTCACGGGCTGGGCCGGCTACGAGGCCAAAGAGCCGCTGTGGCAGGAAGTGCGCGCCGCCCGGCCCTACCCCGGCTCCGATTCCAAGGCCCCGGTGCAGGTGCTCACGGCGGCCGTGGCCGCTGCCCGCCTGCCAGCCGGCGCGGTGCTGCAAGTCAGCCTCGACCAGCCCGTGCTTACCAACCAACCCACGGCCGACCAAAACCCCGCCACCACGGCTTGGCTGCACCTCACGCCGGAAGTACTCGCCCGGCCTTTCGTGCTGCTCGACTCGGCCGGGCTGGTGCTCGACCATCCGTATCTGAACGCGGGCGAGGGGGTAGCGGTGGCCGAGTTTGGGCTGGCACAGCCGGTGCGCTGGCGGCGCTACCCCACCGGCACGGCGGCCCTACCCCCCTTCACCGACCCGCGCAGCCAGGTGGCCGCCCCGCGCCGGCTGGCGGTGCTCGACTCGTCGGCTGCGCCCACGGCTCCCAACCAGCTGCTGCGCCTGCGCGCTACCGGCCTCTACGCGCTGAAGGTGGGCGGCGCGGGTGGCGAGGTCGTGCGCACGGTGCCGCTGCTGGTGGTGCCGGCCAGCTTTCCAGGTCAAAGCACCGCGCCCGAAGTCATTGAGCCGCTGCTTTACCTCACCACCGCCACCGAGCGCCGGGCCCTGCTGAAAGCGCCCGAACCCAAGCGGGCCATCGACCGCTTCTGGCTGGATGCGACGGGTGGCGACCAGGCCCGCGCCCGCACGAAAATCCGGGAGTATTATAGCCACGTAACCGCGGCTAATGAGCTGTTTAGCGGGCACAAGGCTGGCTGGCTCACCGACCGCGGCTTGCTCTACGTGGTGCTGGGGCCGCCCCCCAGCGTGCGCCGCCTGCCCGACGGTACCGAGCGCTGGCGCTACGATGCAGCCGGCAGCCGGGGCGAGCCCGTGACTTTCACCTTCCGCCCCCGCCCTAGTACCTTAGCTCCTGATAATTACGAACTGGTGCGCCGGCCCGAGTACGAAACGCTCTGGTATGCCGCCGTAGAACAATGGAGAAGAACGACGAACGCCCGCTAA
- a CDS encoding DUF4834 family protein, whose amino-acid sequence MGYTLSLLVFFLLVRYVLPQVLRAVLGGFVRQQVHKAQQGGFYPPGGNPMGGNPMGGGYHQQAQQAQQKPPTKPGEVRVEYVPPTVEDKRKHEFRGGEYVDYEEV is encoded by the coding sequence ATGGGCTACACGCTTTCGCTGCTGGTTTTTTTCTTACTTGTACGGTACGTGCTGCCCCAGGTATTGCGGGCGGTGCTCGGCGGCTTCGTGCGGCAGCAGGTGCACAAGGCGCAGCAGGGCGGCTTCTACCCCCCCGGCGGCAACCCAATGGGTGGCAATCCGATGGGTGGCGGCTACCACCAGCAGGCACAGCAAGCCCAGCAAAAGCCGCCTACCAAGCCCGGCGAGGTGCGCGTCGAGTACGTGCCACCCACCGTTGAAGATAAACGCAAACACGAATTTCGCGGCGGCGAGTATGTAGATTATGAAGAAGTCTGA
- a CDS encoding DUF5686 and carboxypeptidase regulatory-like domain-containing protein: MPIIARASFYYLVILGLMATLGAQAGTIRGKVSGPDGTGLPFANVAVRGSATSTGSNEQGQYQLRLAGGTYQLVFQYVGYKPRTEIVRVPAGDSTLTCNIALAPEAYSLTEVTVRGTDRDPAYAIIQHAQQWRAYHQREVAAFRARIYIKSLGRLSETPSKIFGLVKVGPDLKPGIFYLSESLSEIAFTQPDVVKERMLSSRVSGDSHGISFNRASAGRGLSFYNNLVKSGFSERGFVSPIAANALLFYQYELVGSSQQNGELVHKIRVIPRRRSDPVFSGFLYVVDGSWRLHSVDLHLNKDAQLDYVDDLHIEQLFAPAPGAPWAWVIQSQKLAVDFSALGFKGTGFITAVFSDYNRVVPTYPAPPTELKVKNEEVRVGAGSQPATSNQAPIIAPVTTKELTRQIKREKPNLRGLSKQVRQQVKQAQRDSLRNDPLSQMKRGQVQLVEKGVNERDTTYWSQVRPVPLTEEEKVDYHRKDSSEVIRNSRPYQDSLDRKRNELGVGKLLLTGYTYSNTFAKRTFAVQPIFNELQYNTVEGYVLNAEATFTQRTADRRFVSLTPTLRYGFSNHQLQPSLALTWQLHPQQLSQLGLVAGRTIENFDRNSQLTPFINSLYSLLANKNYAKLYRREGAEINYLWEPANGLTVRGAASYFRRTQLFNTADYLWHDVPGRAFTPNQPVADEAPDNATAFGRSNAAVLGLSLSYRPGQRYITRPDIKFNLGSKWPTFNVQGRLAVPHLLGADVRYLLLQGSVRYAHQFGLLGTSAASATVGGFVGKQEGLTFADYHHFSGNRTLLAADFAQFQLLDYYQYSTRASYFEGHFNHHFNGFIFNKVPLLRALKWQEVISLNYLHTAQIGQYLELGAGVEHILKIMRVDFYTGLQSGQRAGAGLRVGLGF, from the coding sequence ATGCCAATTATCGCGCGCGCATCGTTTTATTACCTGGTTATTTTAGGGCTGATGGCAACGCTGGGGGCGCAGGCCGGCACCATCCGGGGCAAGGTGAGCGGGCCCGACGGCACTGGCTTGCCCTTCGCCAACGTGGCGGTGCGCGGCTCGGCCACCAGCACGGGCTCCAATGAGCAGGGCCAGTATCAGCTGCGGCTGGCGGGCGGCACGTATCAGCTTGTTTTTCAGTACGTAGGCTATAAGCCGCGCACCGAAATCGTGCGCGTGCCGGCCGGCGACTCCACGCTGACTTGTAACATTGCGCTGGCACCCGAGGCCTACAGCCTCACCGAAGTGACGGTGCGTGGGACCGACCGTGACCCGGCCTACGCCATCATTCAGCACGCGCAGCAGTGGCGCGCCTACCACCAGCGCGAGGTGGCGGCCTTCCGGGCCCGCATCTACATCAAAAGCCTGGGGCGGCTGAGCGAAACGCCGAGCAAGATTTTCGGGCTCGTGAAAGTGGGCCCGGACCTCAAGCCGGGCATTTTTTACCTCTCCGAAAGCTTGTCGGAAATTGCCTTTACCCAGCCCGACGTGGTGAAGGAGCGGATGCTGTCGAGCCGGGTAAGCGGCGACTCGCACGGCATTAGCTTCAATCGGGCCAGTGCGGGCCGGGGCCTCAGCTTTTACAATAACCTGGTAAAATCGGGCTTTTCGGAGCGCGGCTTCGTGTCGCCGATTGCTGCCAACGCGTTGCTTTTTTACCAGTACGAGCTGGTGGGCAGCAGCCAGCAAAACGGTGAGTTGGTGCACAAAATCCGGGTTATTCCGCGCCGCCGCTCCGACCCGGTTTTTTCGGGCTTCCTCTACGTCGTGGATGGCTCGTGGCGGCTGCACTCTGTGGATTTGCACCTCAATAAAGATGCTCAGCTCGACTACGTGGACGACCTGCACATTGAGCAGCTGTTTGCGCCCGCCCCCGGCGCGCCCTGGGCCTGGGTTATCCAGTCGCAAAAGCTGGCAGTCGATTTCTCGGCCCTAGGCTTCAAAGGCACGGGCTTCATCACGGCTGTTTTCTCGGACTATAACCGCGTGGTGCCCACTTACCCCGCGCCGCCTACTGAGTTAAAAGTCAAGAATGAAGAGGTAAGAGTTGGAGCGGGCAGTCAACCAGCAACCAGCAACCAGGCACCCATTATCGCCCCGGTCACCACCAAGGAGCTGACTCGCCAGATTAAGCGCGAAAAGCCCAACCTGCGCGGCCTGAGCAAGCAGGTGCGCCAGCAAGTGAAGCAGGCGCAACGCGATTCGCTGCGCAACGACCCCCTCTCTCAAATGAAGCGCGGCCAAGTGCAGTTGGTGGAAAAAGGCGTGAACGAGCGCGACACCACCTACTGGAGCCAGGTGCGCCCGGTGCCGCTGACGGAGGAGGAAAAGGTTGATTATCACCGCAAAGACAGCAGCGAGGTCATCCGCAACTCGCGGCCCTACCAGGACTCGCTCGACCGCAAGCGCAACGAGCTGGGCGTGGGCAAGCTGCTACTCACCGGCTACACCTATAGCAACACCTTCGCCAAGCGCACCTTCGCGGTGCAGCCCATCTTCAACGAGCTGCAATACAACACGGTAGAGGGCTATGTGCTGAACGCGGAGGCCACTTTCACGCAGCGCACCGCCGACCGCCGCTTCGTGAGCCTGACGCCTACCCTGCGCTACGGCTTCAGCAACCACCAGCTGCAGCCCAGCCTAGCCCTGACCTGGCAGCTGCACCCGCAGCAGCTGAGCCAGCTGGGGCTGGTGGCGGGCCGCACTATCGAGAATTTTGACCGCAATTCGCAGCTCACGCCTTTCATCAACTCGTTGTATTCGCTGCTGGCGAATAAGAATTACGCCAAGCTCTACCGCCGCGAGGGGGCCGAAATCAATTACCTCTGGGAGCCGGCCAACGGCCTCACGGTGCGCGGCGCGGCCAGCTATTTTCGGCGCACGCAGCTCTTTAATACCGCCGACTACCTCTGGCACGATGTGCCGGGCCGGGCCTTTACGCCCAACCAGCCAGTGGCCGACGAAGCGCCCGACAATGCCACCGCCTTCGGCCGCAGCAACGCCGCCGTGCTGGGCCTGAGCCTGAGCTACCGGCCCGGCCAGCGCTACATCACGCGGCCCGATATCAAGTTTAATCTGGGCTCGAAGTGGCCCACCTTCAACGTGCAGGGCCGGCTGGCCGTGCCGCACCTGCTGGGGGCCGACGTGCGCTACCTGCTGCTGCAGGGTTCGGTGCGCTATGCGCACCAGTTTGGGCTGCTGGGCACCTCGGCGGCTTCGGCCACGGTGGGTGGCTTCGTGGGCAAGCAGGAGGGCCTGACCTTTGCCGACTACCACCACTTCTCGGGCAACCGCACCCTGCTAGCGGCCGATTTTGCGCAGTTTCAGCTACTCGATTATTACCAGTACAGCACCCGCGCCAGCTACTTCGAGGGGCATTTTAATCATCATTTCAACGGCTTCATTTTCAATAAAGTCCCGTTGCTGCGCGCACTAAAGTGGCAGGAAGTCATCTCGCTCAATTACCTGCACACGGCCCAGATTGGGCAGTACCTGGAACTGGGCGCGGGCGTGGAGCACATCCTCAAAATCATGCGGGTAGATTTTTACACCGGGCTGCAAAGCGGGCAGCGCGCCGGCGCGGGACTAAGAGTTGGCCTGGGTTTCTGA